In one Epinephelus moara isolate mb chromosome 6, YSFRI_EMoa_1.0, whole genome shotgun sequence genomic region, the following are encoded:
- the LOC126392174 gene encoding gamma-enolase-like: protein MSIVNIVAREILDSRGNPTVEVDLHTGKGVFRAAVPSGASTGIYEALELRDGDKTRYKGKGVTKAVSHINDTLGPALIQSGISVLEQEKLDNKMIEMDGTENKSKFGANSILGISLAICKAGAAEKGVPLYRHIADLAGNRELVLPVPAFNVINGGSHAGNRLAMQEFMVLPVGAESFRDALRVGAELYQTLRGVIKEKYGQDATNVGDEGGFAPNIQENSEALELIKTAIEKAGFTDKVVIGMDVAASEFFIEGKYDLDFKSPPNAARNISGDELASIYQGFINNFPVVSIEDPFDQDDWPAWSQFTASVGIQVVGDDLTVTNPRRIQRAVEEKACNCLLLKVNQIGSVTEAIKACKLAQENGWGVMVSHRSGETEDTFIADLVVGLCTGQIKTGAPCRSERLAKYNQLMRIEEELGDQARFAGHNFRNPSAL from the exons ATGTCCATAGTGAATATTGTTGCCAGGGAGATCCTGGACTCCAGGGGAAACCCTACTGTGGAAGTAGATCTGCACACTGGCAAAg GTGTGTTCAGGGCTGCCGTGCCCAGCGGTGCATCCACTGGCATCTACGAGGCTCTGGAGCTCCGAGATGGAGACAAGACTCGCTACAAGGGCAAAG GTGTAACCAAAGCTGTTAGTCACATTAATGACACCCTTGGACCTGCCCTCATCCAGTCT gggATCAGTGTGTTGGAGCAGGAGAAACTGGACAACAAGATGATTGAAATGGACGGCACTGAAAACAAAT CTAAGTTTGGGGCCAATTCTATTCTGGGAATATCACTAGCTATATGCAAAGCTGGCGCAGCAGAGAAAGGTGTGCCCTTGTACCGCCATATTGCTGATCTGGCTGGAAACAGAGAGTTGGTTCTCCCAGTTCCT GCTTTTAATGTGATCAATGGGGGCTCCCATGCCGGGAACAGGCTGGCTATGCAGGAGTTCATGGTACTTCCCGTAGGGGCGGAGTCTTTCCGTGATGCTCTGCGTGTAGGGGCGGAGCTCTACCAGACACTGAGAGGCGTCATCAAGGAAAAATATGGTCAGGATGCTACAAATGTGGGAGATGAAGGAGGGTTTGCCCCTAACATACAAGAGAACAGTGAAG CTCTGGAGCTGATAAAGACTGCCATAGAGAAAGCTGGCTTCACAGACAAAGTGGTGATAGGGATGGATGTTGCTGCTTCAGAGTTTTTCATTGAGGGCAAGTACGACCTGGACTTTAAGTCTCCGCCCAATGCCGCCCGCAACATCAGTGGTGACGAGCTGGCCAGCATCTACCAGGGCTTCATCAACAACTTCCCAG TGGTGTCTATTGAAGATCCTTTCGACCAGGACGACTGGCCGGCTTGGTCACAGTTCACAGCTTCAGTGGGCATCCAG GTGGTCGGAGACGATCTGACGGTCACTAACCCGCGCAGGATACAACGAGCCGTAGAGGAAAAGGCATGCAATTGCCTGCTGCTTAAAGTCAACCAGATTGGCTCTGTTACAGAGGCCATCAAGGC GTGTAAGCTGGCCCAGGAGAACGGCTGGGGGGTGATGGTGAGCCACCGCTCAGGAGAAACAGAGGACACTTTTATAGCTGACCTGGTGGTTGGCCTCTGCACTGGTCAG ATCAAGACTGGCGCTCCCTGTCGATCAGAGCGTCTGGCCAAATACAATCAGCTAATGAG gATTGAGGAAGAGCTGGGTGACCAGGCTCGCTTTGCCGGGCACAACTTCCGCAACCCCAGTGCCCTTTAA
- the mlf2 gene encoding myeloid leukemia factor 2: MFRFLNDVDDDPYMMDPFAAHRQQMRLMFGPFGMDPFALTPQIQPPRPPRRQAGPLAPFGMMGMGGGFMDMFGMMGEMMGNMERMSGSPNCQTFSSSTVISYSSTDAGPPEVYQQTSATRTGPGGIRETRQSMRDSESGVERLAIGHHIGDRGHIMERSRNRRTGDREERQDFINLDETDAAAFDEEWRREAGRYNPPTGRALEYGRDRRGGGQQLALTAPPSSTTPPGHRHESPRHRQPQTRPRYDW; encoded by the exons GGATCCATTTGCAGCCCACAGGCAGCAGATGAGGCTCATGTTTGGACCATTTGGCATGGATCCCTTCGCTCTCACCCCCCAGATACAACCACCTCGTCCACCACGCAGACAG GCTGGTCCGCTGGCTCCCTTTGGCATGATGGGAATG gGTGGAGGCTTCATGGATATGTTTGGCATGATGGGAGAAATGATGGGAAACATG GAAAGAATGTCCGGTTCACCAAACTGTCAGACGTTTTCTTCCTCAACAGTGATCTCCTACTCCTCTACAGACGCAGGACCTCCTGAAGTTTATCAGCAGACCAGTGCAACGAGAACAGGCCCTGGAGGG ATCCGTGAGACGCGTCAGTCAATGAGGGACAGTGAGAGCGGCGTCGAGCGCCTTGCCATCGGCCACCACATCGGGGATCGTGGACACATAATGGAGCGTTCACGAAATCGCCGCACTGGAGACCGCGAGGAACGACAAGACTTCATTAACTTGGATGAGA CTGATGCTGCAGCGTTTGACgaggagtggaggagggaggcagGAAGATACAATCCCCCGACTGGCCGGGCGCTTGAGTACGGCCGAGATCGACGGGGAGGAGGCCAGCAGCTGGCCCTTACTGCCCCTCCAAGCTCCACGACCCCACCAGGCCATCGGCACGAGTCCCCCAGGCACCGTCAGCCCCAAACCCGTCCACGTTACGACTGGTGA